The following proteins are co-located in the Calliphora vicina chromosome 2, idCalVici1.1, whole genome shotgun sequence genome:
- the LOC135950808 gene encoding PH domain-containing protein DDB_G0287875-like, with translation MKFSLYLVCLALLGSSLSVNGFFFPGMGNNTGGGGGFKGKLCAMGKTKFCPPPPPVDPTTTSTLIPTGEPIDPTTPTLTPIPTSPTLTNTEEPTATGTTQTTGTSPTTDTSVTPPTTETPPTTESPPTETPPTTSPPEPTPEPDEETTPDDKETTEGGDKETTEGGDKETTEGGGGRALDVAKNDEEEHEADTDIESELSGARARRVRSRRNRRLRRTRRRKVNRSKKNRKARRNRNIRRRNRQIKRNRKIQRRNRKARRSRKNRRRGIRVVRRRGRKSRG, from the coding sequence ATGAAATTCTCTTTATATTTGGTATGCTTGGCCCTATTGGGCTCAAGCCTTTCAGTCAATGGTTTCTTTTTCCCTGGCATGGGAAATAATACCGGAGGTGGCGGTGGTTTCAAGGGAAAATTGTGTGCCATGGGTAAAACAAAATTCTGTCCACCCCCACCACCAGTTGATCCCACAACAACATCTACTTTAATACCTACTGGAGAACCAATTGATCCCACTACACCAACTTTGACACCAATACCAACATCACCCACCCTCACAAATACGGAAGAACCTACAGCTACTGGAACGACCCAAACAACTGGTACTTCACCCACTACGGATACCAGTGTAACACCACCTACAACCGAAACACCACCCACAACTGAATCACCACCCACCGAAACACCTCCTACTACATCACCACCTGAACCTACACCTGAGCCCGACGAAGAAACTACTCCTGATGATAAAGAAACTACTGAAGGGGGAGACAAAGAGACTACTGAAGGGGGAGACAAGGAGACTACTGAAGGTGGTGGAGGCAGAGCTTTGGATGTTGCTAAAAACGATGAAGAAGAACATGAAGCCGATACTGACATTGAATCTGAACTCAGTGGTGCCCGTGCCCGTCGCGTTAGAAGTCGCCGCAATCGTCGTCTACGCCGTACTCGTAGACGCAAGGTAAATCGTTCCAAGAAAAATCGCAAAGCACgcagaaaccgtaatattcgtCGTCGCAACCGTCAAATCAAACGTAACCGTAAAATCCAACGTCGCAATCGCAAAGCCCGTCGCAGTCGCAAGAATCGTCGCCGAGGAATTCGTGTTGTACGCCGTCGTGGCAGGAAGAGCAGAGGTTAG
- the LOC135950809 gene encoding PH domain-containing protein DDB_G0287875-like, whose amino-acid sequence MKFSLYLVCLALLGSSLSVNGFLLPGMGNNGGGGGGFKEKLCAMGKTKFCPPPPPVDPTTTSTLIPTGEPIDPTTPTLTPIPTSPTLTNTEEPTATGTTQTTGTSPTTDTSVTPPTTETPPTTESPPTETPPTTSPPEPTPEPDEETTPDDKETTEGGDKETTEGGDKETTEGGGGRALDVAKNDEEEHEAETDIESELSGARARRVRSRRNRRLRRTRRRKVNRSKKNRKARRNRNIRRRNRQIKRNRKIQRRNRKARRSRKNRRRGIRVVRRRGRKSRG is encoded by the coding sequence ATGAAATTCTCTCTATATTTGGTATGCTTGGCCTTATTGGGCTCAAGCCTTTCTGTCAATGGTTTCTTATTGCCCGGCATGGGCAATAATGGCGGAGGTGGCGGTGGTTTCAAGGAGAAATTATGTGCCATGGGTAAAACAAAATTCTGTCCACCCCCACCACCAGTTGATCCCACAACAACATCTACTTTAATACCTACTGGAGAACCAATTGATCCTACTACACCAACATTGACACCAATACCAACATCACCCACCCTCACAAATACGGAAGAACCTACAGCTACTGGAACGACCCAAACAACTGGTACTTCACCCACTACGGATACCAGTGTAACACCACCTACAACCGAAACACCACCCACAACTGAATCACCACCCACCGAAACACCTCCTACTACATCACCACCTGAACCTACACCTGAGCCCGATGAAGAGACTACTCCTGATGATAAAGAAACTACAGAAGGGGGAGACAAGGAGACCACTGAAGGGGGAGACAAGGAGACTACTGAAGGTGGTGGAGGCAGAGCTTTGGATGTTGCTAAAAACGATGAAGAAGAACATGAAGCCGAAACTGACATTGAATCCGAACTCAGTGGTGCCCGTGCCCGTCGCGTAAGAAGTCGCCGTAATCGTCGTCTCCGCCGTACTCGTAGACGCAAGGTAAATCGTTCCAAGAAGAATCGCAAAGCTCGCAGAAATCGTAATATTCGTCGTCGCAACCGTCAAATTAAACGTAACCGTAAAATCCAACGACGCAATCGCAAAGCCCGTCGCAGTCGCAAAAATCGTCGCCGAGGAATTCGTGTTGTCCGCCGTCGTGGCAGAAAGAGCAGAGGTTAG
- the LOC135950810 gene encoding PH domain-containing protein DDB_G0287875-like, producing MKFSLYLVCLALLGSSLSVNGFLLPGMGNNGGGGGGFKEKLCAMGKTKFCPPPPPVDPTTTSTLIPTGEPIDPTTPTLTPIPTSPTLTATEEPTATGTTQTTGTSPTTDTSETPPTTETPPTTESPPTETPPTTSPPEPTPEPDEETTPDDKETTEGGDKETTEGGDKETTEGGGGRALDVAKNDEEEHEAETDIESELSGARARRVRNRRNRRIRRTRRRKVNRSKKNRKARRNRNIRRRNRQIKRNRKIQRRNRKARRSRKNRRRGIRVVRRRGRKSRG from the coding sequence ATGAAATTCTCTTTATATTTGGTATGCTTGGCCTTATTGGGCTCAAGCCTTTCAGTCAATGGTTTCTTATTGCCCGGCATGGGCAATAATGGCGGAGGTGGCGGTGGTTTCAAGGAGAAATTGTGTGCCATGGGCAAAACAAAATTCTGTCCACCCCCACCACCAGTTGATCCCACAACAACATCTACTTTGATACCTACTGGAGAACCAATTGATCCCACTACACCAACTTTGACACCAATACCAACATCACCCACCCTCACAGCTACCGAAGAACCTACAGCCACTGGAACGACCCAAACAACAGGTACTTCACCCACTACAGATACCAGCGAAACACCACCTACTACCGAAACACCACCTACAACCGAATCACCACCCACCGAAACGCCACCTACTACATCGCCACCTGAACCTACACCTGAGCCCGATGAGGAGACTACTCCTGATGATAAAGAAACTACTGAAGGGGGAGACAAAGAGACTACTGAAGGGGGAGACAAGGAGACTACTGAAGGTGGTGGAGGCAGAGCTTTGGATGTTGCTAAAAACGATGAAGAAGAACATGAAGCCGAAACTGACATTGAATCTGAACTCAGTGGTGCCCGTGCCCGTCGCGTTAGAAATCGCCGCAATCGTCGTATCCGCCGTACTCGTAGACGCAAAGTAAATCGTTCTAAAAAGAATCGCAAAGCACgcagaaaccgtaatattcgtCGCCGCAACCGTCAAATCAAACGTAATCGTAAAATCCAACGTCGCAATCGCAAAGCCCGTCGCAGTCGCAAAAATCGTCGCCGAGGAATTCGTGTTGTACGTCGTCGTGGTAGGAAGAGCAGAGGTTAG